The sequence below is a genomic window from Acropora palmata chromosome 5, jaAcrPala1.3, whole genome shotgun sequence.
aagatttttttcgctattgttctgtacaccaacacgGCCGCTGTGACGTTAcatgaaaaccgagaattgcaataaaataaacaccattcttcattattttgaaagctcttcatAATAAGCTAATAgcaaattttgtgttttatacactttaatttttatgagCAGTTAAACTTACTAAAATATTAAGAGGCATAAATACTGAATTTGCTATTAACAGGGCTTCTGATAGGGTGCGgcaaaaaataggaaattctGCGGCAAGAAAGGCCTATTATGCGGCAAATTATGCGATTTTTTAAAAGCTgatttaacatatttttttagGTCTCAGAAGAGGAAACCCATTTTTTTGCCGTCCAATGGGCAATTAGagcattaaaaacaataaaagcatccaaattaaatcaattgttgcctcattttaattattttaatctgaAATGGCTCATTTAGTCAATTAGGTGTCACCTGATTCCTGcttaattaaacaatgttACAAATCAACAATCGCGAATGGCCTATTACACAAACGATTGTCTATTCTTTGCCAATAAGCAATCGCTTCTACTGAGAACTAGTACCAGGTCTCCGACGTACAAAACTACGCATAAAACACCTGTTCGATCAATCGAACGCTTGCGGACGATTTTGGTGATTTCTAACGTCTTTTGAGAGGCAAATCACCTTGAAACAATGCTTAAAGTGTCGTACAACTTAAGTAAGAAGCGAATATTTCCTATTTTGCCTGAATTATGCGATTTTTAACGAATTATGCAAAAAGTTGCGATTTGAGGTCAATTATGCGAAATCGCAACATCGCAGAATATCAGAAGCCCTGTATTAAGCAGAATCAAGACTCACCTCCAGAAAGACGTCAGACACGTCAtgtaacaatattattacacAGCCAATGCGGAAGAAACCAGTATTATATGAAAGGACCAATAGTATAGTGGTGACAATGTGATGAATCACCATTTGCCAAAAATCCTAGAcgttaaaaaaacaaagaaagacaTTAACATGTACATTGTACATGTACACGAGACCCAAGGGACTGTAGAcattcactattttccaattgtccataatgcactctgtttgccccccaaaatttgcataaactattgttgtgaaatactcttgggaggtctgcacattcccaagagcattccacaacaatagtttatgcaaaatttggggggcaaacagagtgcattatggggaattggaaaatagagaataagGGAagcatggcctctgagtcttCCATGTATGCTTGCATTTTGTTTCCCCATTTGTCTCTAGTTGAAAGTGGAGACTTAATGCAATCTCAATAATTACTTTGAGGCATCTTCCTCTGGGACCTACAGTAACAGAGTGATTTGTAGTTGGCATAAACACCACAGGGGATATTCTTGTAGTCTTATTCAAAACTGCATGAGTTTATATCCTCATACAAACCTTTCTTTTGACATCCACAAACAATGATATTTTCAGGGACAGATAAAATCCTACTTCAACCAGGTAGTACAAATATATCTTGTCAGTTAGAGGCTGTTTAAAAGAAGagataaagagaaaaagtaaTCTATTTCCATGCAATGAAGAAGGACATAACTTACAGTATTTCATTTGAGCCATTTGATTTTCATCAGCAACCCAGTGATTAAAGGTTGATTTAAGTTAACATTCATTGATTTATCAGAAGGTAGCTACCAGTTCAAGCTATCCGGTAATTATAGCCAAAATGACTTCCAGAGCAGCAAAAAATAACCAGGCTTCATGATCATAGCAGCCAAGGGAAATCTCCACCCCCTCCTTTGGCCCTTTGGGTAGGGGTGAGGGGCAGGAAGGATGGCAGGAGGGGTTTACCCTGGGTATAGCCCTGAAGGCTAAGCCCTCATCCTTAATCTTTCCACTTACATGACTTCCGTGACCCTCGAAGCAGAGTTTCAAATCCCAAAGCCAAGGTTCCTTAAAAGGAGAATAAAAAGagcttttaacaaaaaaagcaaacaaaaaagggtGTGCTAATTATTAGAACTTCCTTGCACTCAATGTTcagaaattaataataatcattgttatGAGGATTTCTCCAAAAGACAGCGTTGAAGCAAATCATTCTGATAGCAATCATTTTTATGATGTTTCTTTGAGGGGAGTAGCTTCATGTAAATGATACTTTGCGGTGCAAGGGTCCAGAGAGTGATGATTTACAAGAGATAGATCCAACAGCACTGACATCTAGTAACATTTCTGATGACTTTATCTGAAAACAATATAATTTTGACACCTACCTTAAACACTACAAAAAAACCATACAAAGAAACAGCAAGGTAAAACGCAAATCTCCAGCTGAAAGATACAAAGAATTCATTGCATTGGAAATCAGGCGCACCTCCAACATCTTCAGTTCCACACAGATGCATATCCTACTTTGCCAAGTTTCGATATTAATTTACAGTAGAATTATTTATATGAGcagttgggaaaaaaattgaggaAGTGCTCATCTCCTCCACTCAATTGAACAACAGTTCATTTTTGCGCATTGCTAATAGGACAAGAACAGCTACAGAAACACATACAAAACATGCAAtactgttgtttttattgataAGTGTGTAAATGTCATCCTTATGGTTGCTTATGTTCTCTGATTTTGAACACCAACTGGGAGCACTCAAGAAGTGTATTCCTAACCTGCTCTCTGTAGCTTTTTTCATCAGAGACGGTTTTGACTGCTGTCTACGACTTTTAAACCATCTTCTGACGTCATCTTTTGACCAGCAAAGCTGTTTGGATAATCCTTCAACTCTTTCTTCATTTGGGAATTTACTGATTGTTTGGAAgactttttcacaaaatgtATTGGGTAAAAACGATGAAGGCTTGTCTTGTAGGCCAAGATAGTTTAAAAACGGGGCCGCAATAAACCTAAtaacaggaaaaaataaagttaGGTTTGCAAAGAATAGGAAAACaagctgcaaaagaaaatactttaACTCAGTAAAAATAACTACGTCTCGCTAGTTGCCATAGCAGTATAAATACTGCCAATTATCATTTGGCTCGTGGTAAAGTCACTTGATGTGTAAATGTAAATGTGTTCTTGACTGTCTTACCACTCCCCCCTGATACTTTTCGAGGCCACAGTAAAACAAATGACTCAAATAAACTCATTAGATTAAGAATTTCAATGTGCAGGGGCAGAAGATTATTTGACCATTAACAAGTATGGCCAAGGAGTTGAACAAGGGAATGGAGAAAATTCAGCTGGTGGTCAAAGTTTTAGCAAAAAAcagtaatttttgttttcctctttctttgcaattatGAATTGTTTCCATCTTTAGttactttttactttttttagtttaCGAAGAAAATTTACCCTGAGCAGGATTTGAACCCTCTTTATACATGCAtctttatggaccgagacgaagtcgaggtccataaaaacgcaaaaagagaacaaggCCAATACCCAGCAATCTTGACCGAattagcttggtcaataaaagatttattatatggcatgAAGTACacttaaaaaaatgatcttcgtacttatttattttcgatcactgaaaaggaaaccagttaGATGCTAAAGTGATGGTGTGTGCCCCTaaatcctgattggataagtGCAGAAAATActatcatttgattggttacatttcaaatccaaaattcaaattcaaattttcaaattcaaaacaaacttttgtgtttgcctgtttttgttgcaaaacgtatttttaacactcatcaacatttttgttttctttgttttcattcttgttgaggctttttctggttccataaagccagagaaatcacaaaaagtctttttaccttagctgaaaataatttcggcaaaagaaaactttcatgcACTCGctcgaaattttatttgcgcaAACGAAACaggcagtcccgggcgggcagtatagctccatcttgcccactccagtagccaatcagaacacagaatttgccgcatactgcccgctcgcggagaTTGCCACATAATAAATAACAGTTATTCCTTGAGCCTGAATGGGCTCCGGCTCAATAGCCCACGACCACAAACCTTCACCACAGACTACCCAAAAGTTTGCATCAGTATGCCTGTGGTGCAGATGGAGGGTTGGTGTATGGTCACATGACTGCCAAATTTTCTTGGATGGGTagtttaccacattttcttaccCATGGAGCTCCGCTGCGGACGAGAGCTCCGCCATCGAACAACTATGCACTTTGTAGTTACAACTACAGCCACTAAAACACAGTTCTTTTTATGTAACTGAAGAGTTAACAATTTCATGCAGCAAATTGGTTTACAGCCTTGATAGTAAATGAACATTATTGACAAAAAGCCAGGGGTTTCAAACGGGCACAATAAAGAGATAATGCACTGAGATCCAGAATTTTGGGTCCAAATGACATCACTATACAAAAGTTTGATTctccataattattatattgaattaattttatctttcaaACCAAAGTGTTGAATATTTGGATTAAAAGACAGAAAATGAAGAATCAAACTACAGAAAGTGGCAAAAGTTGTTGAAACACTTTAGTGATGAGGCTAGAATGATAACCAAGTAATAGTAAGAGttacaagaataataatacaatattattgttttatctTTCTTAAATTTTAATCTATTTTATCtcaaaatacacaaaaatcAACACATTGACTTGAGGGGGAGGGGTGgtgtgatgaaaatgttaagTCCCAACCGTTTTAAAAAGAGGCAAGTgtctcaataataattgttgtagctttaaagtggtactatgatcaaaaaaatcaccttacctttttcttttatatttcgaaAGTATGTATTATAGGCACCTACCATGCCTAATTTTAAGCCATGACTTTGACGAGAAGTCCGACTTTTTGAACTACAAACTCTCAAAACGATTGCCCGCCATTACTCAATTCAAAAATGGTCTAGTTCAAAAGAGAGAGTTGGGTCGAGGGaggatgtgacgtcatccaatcaaacaACGCAACAACTTGACGGCATAATCTTTTCCAAGGCAAGCGTAGACAAAAAACACACGACGAAGGATAAAACTTGACCATCGCACTCCTCTTCTGCATACTTAATGAGCCACGTTTGTTCAGAtgtcttgattggatgacgtcacatcctCCCTCGACCCAACTTTCTTTTGAACTCGGCCATTTTTGAACTGAGTAATCGCGGGCAGTTTTATCGACAATTCGAAGTCCAAAAACTCAGACTTCTCGTTAAAATCATGGCCTAAAATTTGGCATGGTAGGTAATTATAAATCATACTTTcgaaatgtaaaaagaaaaggtaaggtgatttttgatcatagtaccactttaaattgtttttgtgaTACACATGAACAACACTGAACCTGCAAATCAGAATTGAGTTCACATTGTTTAATGAGCTAAAAGCCCGGTTTACACAACAACTTTTTTGGCACGGTCCCTGTTTGAATTTGGCCCCGGTGCCTAGAATTTGCGGCCTGACACcctccatttttgtcgtgTACATGGAAAAATTTGTGGTACGAGAGCCCCAAAACATACGGGGGCCAAGACTACCTATCCACATGGTCCCACATGgtaccctaaccctaaaccggGCTAAAATGACACAccagcaaaaataataaatatttgttAGGTGGACCTAACCACAGCTGTAATAAACTTTCCTGAAGAGTACCTCAGAGTCATAAAAATGCTAAGAAaatgaagataaaaaaaaaagacaaagttGCAGAGATTGTCTCAGTTACAATGATACTTCAGCAGTAGTACAGTAATTAGGTAGAAAAAGAAGGCTTGAACAAGATTTAAACCAAGCCTTCTGTGATACCAgagcagtgctctaccagttgagctatcaggccaactcgGAGCTGGTAATTATGTGATGATGTTCTCTCAAAACAGGGACACATTAGAATTCACG
It includes:
- the LOC141881970 gene encoding ceramide synthase 6-like produces the protein MTMAAVREVSEWFWNADFWLPPNSTYDSLEKAKVLTWGKAGELYLSLPLAILLIILRFIFERFIAAPFLNYLGLQDKPSSFLPNTFCEKVFQTISKFPNEERVEGLSKQLCWSKDDVRRWFKSRRQQSKPSLMKKATESSWRFAFYLAVSLYGFFVVFKEPWLWDLKLCFEGHGSHPLTDKIYLYYLVEVGFYLSLKISLFVDVKRKDFWQMVIHHIVTTILLVLSYNTGFFRIGCVIILLHDVSDVFLESSKVLHYAKWDLTTTIGFVLFAVVFYMTRLVYYPFWVLYTVYYSRDYCGPYKAWLSFLILLLCLQVLHIMWAHAIGVVAKMSLTGGSFTGDIRSDEESGPEDEKVEMDNRDGILQDGKKKQ